In the genome of Pelagibacterium nitratireducens, one region contains:
- a CDS encoding head decoration protein, with amino-acid sequence MDIKHERPRNLGFVLSESSRTRSYETVTIAAGSGKLVPGTVLGMVTADETYTISANAEVVDSEGAETAKAILAYGVDATDDEVEALVMARDGEVKKLMLVFDDSVDDDTKIAAKHAQLAAIGIIVR; translated from the coding sequence ATGGACATCAAACACGAACGTCCCCGCAATCTGGGTTTCGTTCTCTCGGAATCCAGTCGCACGCGGTCGTATGAAACTGTCACAATCGCAGCCGGTTCGGGCAAGCTCGTGCCCGGTACCGTGCTGGGCATGGTGACAGCCGATGAGACGTACACAATTTCGGCCAATGCCGAAGTCGTGGACTCCGAGGGTGCGGAAACGGCCAAGGCGATCCTCGCCTATGGCGTCGATGCCACCGACGACGAAGTCGAGGCACTGGTTATGGCGCGCGACGGCGAAGTCAAAAAGCTCATGCTCGTTTTCGACGACAGCGTCGATGATGACACCAAGATCGCGGCCAAACATGCCCAGCTCGCCGCGATCGGCATAATCGTCCGGTAA
- a CDS encoding baseplate J/gp47 family protein, translated as MTLPPELASLPPPSIVEEIGYETRLQILRDRLVTLFAAAGIDYDVENLETDPAQILLQVSAYQDVLLRQRVNEAIRSSFLAYAAGGDLDVLAQWYDVYRLAGEDDERLRRRIVLAIQGRSPGGTEARYRAIALGADVRVADAAVYTVGRDPTVRVAVFSTEAGGVASPLLLAAVDAALQAPDVRMVNDVIVVASAAQQVVNVVADIWLLPQAPESTIALARDGLVTAWADLSLGRDVTMSWITAMLQVDGVQRVAVTTPAADVVMPFDQAAGLGTVTLNNRGRAF; from the coding sequence ATGACCTTGCCGCCCGAACTGGCGAGCCTGCCGCCGCCGTCGATCGTCGAAGAGATCGGGTATGAGACCCGGCTACAGATTTTGCGCGACCGGCTCGTTACGCTGTTTGCCGCAGCAGGTATCGACTATGACGTCGAAAACCTCGAAACAGACCCGGCGCAGATTCTCTTGCAGGTGTCGGCGTATCAGGACGTTCTGTTGCGCCAACGGGTCAACGAAGCGATCCGGTCGTCCTTTCTCGCCTATGCCGCGGGCGGGGACCTCGATGTTCTGGCGCAATGGTATGACGTCTATCGCCTGGCGGGCGAGGATGATGAACGGCTCCGGCGCCGGATCGTTCTTGCCATTCAGGGGCGGTCTCCGGGCGGTACGGAGGCGCGCTACAGGGCGATAGCGCTGGGTGCTGACGTCCGGGTCGCCGATGCAGCCGTCTATACCGTCGGGCGCGATCCCACCGTGCGTGTGGCCGTGTTTTCGACAGAGGCGGGAGGGGTGGCAAGTCCTTTGCTTCTCGCGGCCGTTGATGCGGCCTTGCAGGCGCCGGACGTGCGCATGGTCAATGATGTGATCGTCGTGGCCAGTGCCGCCCAGCAGGTTGTCAATGTGGTCGCCGATATCTGGCTGTTGCCGCAGGCGCCCGAGAGCACGATCGCCCTGGCGCGGGATGGTCTCGTGACGGCATGGGCCGACCTTTCGCTGGGGCGCGATGTCACGATGAGCTGGATCACCGCCATGTTGCAGGTCGATGGCGTGCAGCGGGTTGCCGTCACAACGCCGGCCGCCGACGTCGTCATGCCGTTCGATCAGGCGGCCGGGCTGGGCACGGTCACGCTCAACAATCGCGGGAGAGCATTTTGA
- a CDS encoding baseplate assembly protein — MKIDIERLKQAFGASLKVGPVAVVDPSRGYRIKLGEGANGPFLSPWYPHPESGGENSSWVPLSVGQVVGMVNPNGDPRQGFLIRGGFSGQNPPIADDAEIVRFGFGPLTITAVDGGLIVDATSPVTINAPTVNLGGAGGQPVARVGDIVEIGAGSSAGQWPIVTGSPVVSAQ, encoded by the coding sequence ATGAAAATTGATATCGAGCGGCTCAAACAGGCGTTCGGCGCGTCGCTCAAGGTCGGGCCGGTGGCCGTGGTCGATCCTTCACGGGGCTATCGGATCAAACTGGGGGAGGGTGCAAACGGCCCCTTTCTTTCGCCCTGGTATCCCCATCCGGAATCGGGTGGCGAAAATTCGAGCTGGGTGCCGCTGTCGGTCGGGCAGGTGGTCGGCATGGTCAATCCCAATGGCGATCCACGCCAGGGGTTTTTGATCCGAGGCGGTTTTTCGGGTCAGAACCCTCCAATCGCCGATGATGCCGAAATTGTCCGGTTCGGGTTCGGACCGCTCACCATTACGGCCGTCGATGGCGGGCTCATTGTGGATGCGACCTCGCCGGTCACAATCAACGCCCCGACGGTCAATCTGGGCGGGGCGGGTGGCCAGCCAGTGGCGCGGGTCGGCGATATCGTTGAGATCGGCGCAGGATCCTCGGCCGGGCAATGGCCCATCGTTACGGGCAGCCCTGTCGTTTCGGCGCAATAG
- a CDS encoding major capsid protein, giving the protein MPGADIWDGDGFTIESLTAAINKESYRPGQVSATGIFEEDSVTTTRVSIEERDGKISLVEPTLRGGAGETTGDDDRRKIPFDIEHYQRDDFIKADEVQNVREFGTEDQLETLQSRIERKAQRHARDLTMTLEHQRVGAIKGVVTSKSGKVLHNLFSRFEIAVPAAVSLELDVDSTVVTKLFQDVTYSIEDDLDEPYDGLHVFTGRGFHQALWQHKSVRDTFLYHSGAAVLRQDVPDVFTFGGATWERYRTGAKATADLGSPYIAENEARVVPKGVPELFITRFAPADYEETVNTEGLPFYAKQYSSQNGKGRHLEVQMNAISICTRPKVLRRLTLT; this is encoded by the coding sequence ATGCCTGGAGCCGACATCTGGGATGGCGATGGCTTTACAATCGAGAGCCTTACCGCCGCCATTAATAAGGAATCCTACCGCCCCGGTCAGGTCAGTGCGACCGGGATTTTCGAAGAGGACAGCGTCACCACGACGCGCGTGTCGATCGAGGAGCGTGACGGGAAAATCTCGCTGGTTGAGCCGACCCTTCGCGGCGGCGCCGGCGAAACGACTGGCGACGACGATCGTCGCAAGATCCCGTTCGATATCGAACATTATCAGCGCGATGACTTCATCAAGGCCGACGAGGTCCAGAACGTTCGCGAGTTCGGTACCGAGGACCAACTCGAAACCCTCCAGAGCCGCATCGAGCGCAAGGCTCAACGGCACGCGCGTGATCTGACCATGACGCTGGAACATCAGCGGGTTGGGGCAATCAAGGGCGTCGTCACGTCCAAATCCGGCAAGGTTCTGCACAATCTGTTCAGCCGGTTCGAGATCGCGGTACCCGCCGCCGTCTCGCTTGAGCTGGACGTCGATTCCACGGTCGTGACCAAGCTGTTTCAAGATGTCACCTACAGCATCGAGGACGACCTGGACGAGCCGTATGATGGACTGCACGTCTTCACCGGTCGCGGGTTTCATCAGGCGCTGTGGCAACACAAATCTGTGCGCGACACGTTCCTCTATCATAGTGGCGCCGCCGTTCTCCGCCAGGACGTCCCGGATGTTTTCACATTTGGCGGGGCGACCTGGGAACGCTACCGTACCGGAGCGAAAGCGACAGCAGATCTCGGCTCGCCATACATCGCGGAAAACGAGGCCCGGGTGGTGCCCAAGGGCGTTCCCGAGCTCTTCATCACCCGGTTCGCACCGGCCGATTATGAAGAGACCGTGAATACAGAAGGCCTGCCGTTCTACGCCAAGCAGTATTCGAGCCAGAACGGCAAGGGGCGGCATCTCGAAGTGCAGATGAACGCGATCTCTATCTGCACGCGTCCGAAGGTCCTGCGGCGACTAACGCTGACCTGA
- a CDS encoding phage tail protein has protein sequence MSAPTFGMTFTRPETEPVPVLGADFSKALLIETSEDASAETYPVDTPVRISTSDTDAVAALGTGLLADAVKGINDQLTTGADVVVVRVTEGGTVAETVASIVAVLADVAAIPPAVGATPRLIWAGRTAAQLLDGEENPIDNPALAALPAACEKLLAIAVADLDDTSAVVTLAQREEINSQRIMPVGIAAKVIDDDVAVTRPMAPRILGLFMREDFGRGGLPFDPIANRVVNGLVGLSRDMAFSLLDGSTEGQQLLEGNVSIVTRGERGVDAAVADGGFVFVGTDGAGTGELWRQIHQVRGADYLTVKIMQITRNFLGRRISGDLVEAWLNSLKFMLRDHKAATDILGYDVQFLADQNSPEQIRLGRLKVDLAVEPAPAFRLAEHDVRRYRPAVEGLVADIVARLSSAA, from the coding sequence ATGTCGGCACCGACTTTCGGCATGACTTTCACGCGTCCCGAGACCGAACCCGTACCGGTTCTCGGGGCTGATTTTTCCAAGGCTTTGCTGATCGAAACCAGCGAAGATGCTTCGGCGGAAACCTATCCGGTCGATACGCCGGTGCGGATTTCCACATCCGACACCGACGCCGTGGCGGCGCTCGGCACCGGATTGCTGGCCGATGCCGTCAAGGGCATCAACGACCAGCTCACGACCGGAGCCGACGTCGTCGTGGTCCGGGTGACTGAGGGCGGCACTGTAGCCGAAACGGTCGCTTCGATCGTGGCGGTTCTTGCCGATGTCGCTGCCATTCCGCCCGCCGTCGGCGCGACGCCACGCCTGATCTGGGCAGGGCGGACCGCCGCCCAGCTCCTGGATGGCGAAGAAAACCCGATCGACAATCCGGCGCTGGCCGCACTTCCCGCCGCCTGCGAAAAACTGCTGGCGATCGCCGTTGCCGACCTCGACGACACCAGCGCAGTCGTAACGCTGGCCCAGCGCGAGGAAATCAATTCCCAGCGCATCATGCCGGTGGGCATCGCTGCCAAGGTCATTGACGACGACGTGGCCGTCACGCGGCCCATGGCGCCGAGGATCCTTGGCCTGTTCATGCGCGAGGATTTCGGGCGCGGCGGATTGCCGTTCGACCCGATCGCCAATCGGGTGGTCAACGGCCTTGTGGGCCTGTCGCGCGACATGGCGTTCTCGCTGCTGGACGGCTCGACCGAGGGCCAGCAATTGCTCGAAGGCAATGTCTCGATCGTGACGCGCGGCGAGCGCGGCGTCGATGCGGCGGTTGCCGATGGCGGTTTCGTCTTCGTCGGTACCGATGGCGCCGGTACCGGGGAGCTCTGGCGGCAAATCCACCAGGTGCGCGGGGCGGATTATCTGACCGTCAAGATCATGCAGATCACGCGCAATTTCCTCGGGCGGCGGATTTCGGGCGACCTTGTGGAAGCCTGGCTCAACTCGCTCAAATTCATGCTGCGAGACCACAAGGCGGCGACCGATATTTTGGGCTATGACGTCCAGTTCCTTGCCGACCAGAACAGCCCCGAACAGATCCGTCTCGGCCGGCTCAAGGTCGATTTGGCGGTCGAGCCGGCGCCGGCCTTCCGACTGGCCGAACACGATGTGCGCCGCTACCGCCCAGCCGTCGAGGGGCTGGTTGCCGATATCGTCGCGCGGCTTTCCAGCGCGGCTTGA
- a CDS encoding phage tail protein, translating into MTSALLPSGSTPWERVLADGMVPAVAIGAGIDDIVGAKLNQPTTSMLPFLIWEYGLGELTPYVPGIHELIDEGLTWQRLRGTVSAVAIGLGWVGYSAAIEEALSARRFWNSFQLRFDALPVADVPDLERIEAVTRLSVPLRSHLRRGVHHYDVVAAQGDHSVIDASYLDHESGTATTPGGTLWSFGRTTEIAYELGKAELEAAGVWIEPDWQLPIDASPAWIGVETAWTRVATPWVSGGAEAIRERAIISALTDGELFLRFYDDAGQIVGHRKCRVVRRVWSEADGEYRFAGTTYGCQDLATRIYVEALTQFGDVDEVVGDTVALVFGGTRGPDVKPGRLWLEPAELVGGHELAESPFGHGLRTTVREQVKFLLSLAAPAPP; encoded by the coding sequence TTGACCTCGGCGCTTCTGCCCTCGGGCTCGACGCCGTGGGAGCGTGTTCTTGCCGATGGCATGGTTCCCGCCGTCGCGATCGGGGCCGGGATCGACGATATCGTCGGGGCCAAGCTGAACCAGCCGACAACCTCCATGCTGCCGTTTCTTATCTGGGAGTATGGGCTGGGGGAATTGACGCCCTATGTGCCCGGCATTCACGAGCTGATCGATGAGGGACTGACATGGCAGCGCTTGCGCGGGACGGTCAGCGCCGTGGCGATCGGGTTGGGCTGGGTTGGCTACAGCGCCGCCATCGAGGAAGCGTTGAGCGCGCGGCGCTTCTGGAATTCGTTCCAGCTTCGCTTCGACGCCTTGCCGGTGGCGGATGTGCCCGATCTGGAGCGTATCGAAGCGGTCACTCGGCTGTCGGTCCCGCTACGCTCGCACCTTCGGCGCGGCGTGCATCACTATGATGTCGTGGCAGCGCAGGGAGACCATAGCGTCATTGATGCCTCCTATCTCGATCATGAGAGCGGTACCGCAACAACCCCGGGCGGCACTCTTTGGTCGTTTGGCCGGACGACTGAAATTGCCTATGAACTGGGCAAGGCTGAACTCGAGGCGGCCGGAGTTTGGATCGAGCCGGACTGGCAGTTGCCGATTGACGCCTCGCCGGCTTGGATCGGCGTCGAAACGGCATGGACCCGCGTCGCCACGCCGTGGGTGAGTGGTGGCGCCGAAGCCATTCGGGAGCGGGCGATCATTTCCGCATTGACGGACGGAGAACTGTTTCTGCGGTTTTATGACGATGCTGGCCAGATTGTCGGGCATCGCAAATGCCGCGTCGTACGCCGGGTCTGGTCGGAAGCCGATGGTGAATACCGGTTTGCAGGGACGACCTATGGATGTCAGGACCTGGCGACACGCATCTATGTCGAAGCGCTGACGCAATTCGGCGACGTGGACGAGGTTGTTGGTGACACTGTTGCTCTGGTTTTTGGGGGAACACGCGGCCCGGATGTGAAGCCCGGGCGGCTGTGGCTGGAGCCCGCCGAGCTTGTCGGCGGCCACGAGCTGGCGGAGAGCCCATTCGGCCACGGTCTGCGTACGACGGTCCGCGAACAGGTAAAATTCTTGCTGTCGCTGGCCGCGCCAGCTCCGCCGTAA
- a CDS encoding phage tail protein, translating to MSALTDLLNLPKPDSRSEEQESVADAFLATAAALDMIDAILASYATSLGGKADAGHGHTIGAIEGLEHLLASKRDKDVLIGFEEVSGLPSLSDVPLGYVLARSELGVTFLSPAAAIGQHQHAMGDIVGLSGALSTLSDGIERATSAGTITFFAGSTPPDGWLKANGATVSRSAYSDLFSRIGTTFGAGNGSTTFQIPDLRGEFIRGWDDGRGIDGGRGLGSSQSDQNKSHEHTGSAESGGAHSHTGSTSTDSHNHTVPAAASDINGQGQGRVYTTATTGNAWNRSTTSDSHSHSLSINSGGAHTHVLSIDSSGGNEARPRNIALLACIKY from the coding sequence ATGTCGGCCCTAACCGATCTACTGAACCTGCCCAAGCCCGATTCTCGCTCAGAAGAGCAGGAAAGCGTGGCCGATGCCTTTCTGGCGACGGCTGCCGCCCTGGACATGATCGATGCAATTCTTGCATCCTATGCCACCAGTCTCGGCGGCAAGGCAGACGCCGGTCATGGGCACACCATCGGCGCAATAGAGGGGCTGGAGCACTTGCTCGCGTCCAAGCGGGACAAGGACGTTCTGATCGGTTTCGAGGAAGTGTCGGGCTTGCCGTCTCTCTCGGATGTGCCGCTGGGTTATGTGCTTGCCAGGTCGGAATTGGGCGTGACCTTCCTGTCCCCGGCCGCCGCTATCGGCCAGCACCAGCATGCAATGGGCGACATTGTCGGGCTTTCGGGGGCTCTGTCGACGCTCTCGGATGGCATCGAGCGGGCGACATCGGCAGGCACCATCACCTTTTTTGCCGGAAGCACTCCGCCGGACGGATGGTTGAAGGCCAATGGCGCTACGGTTAGCCGTTCGGCCTATTCTGATCTGTTTTCGCGGATCGGCACAACGTTTGGTGCAGGCAATGGATCCACCACGTTTCAGATTCCCGACCTGCGCGGTGAATTCATTCGTGGCTGGGATGATGGACGCGGTATCGACGGCGGGCGCGGTTTGGGCTCGAGCCAGAGCGACCAGAACAAGTCTCACGAGCATACGGGTTCAGCCGAGTCTGGAGGCGCACACAGCCACACCGGGTCAACCAGTACCGACTCCCATAACCACACGGTTCCGGCAGCGGCAAGCGACATAAATGGTCAAGGCCAAGGGCGGGTCTATACAACCGCCACTACTGGCAATGCCTGGAACCGCTCGACAACATCGGACAGTCATTCGCACTCGCTTTCAATTAATTCCGGCGGCGCCCACACCCATGTCCTCTCGATCGACAGTTCTGGTGGAAACGAAGCGCGCCCGCGCAACATCGCGCTCCTCGCTTGCATCAAATATTAG
- a CDS encoding GPW/gp25 family protein, producing the protein MSGIDRRTGAAIDNFASACQSVEVIFATPIGERVMRRQFGAGIVELLGRLMRPDLFPVVMVLIAAAIDVWEPRFRVRAVWFTGSVDAVRTGQAGIAIEVDWRPNAHRGDFALEGTRTMILRYSGQRWVTS; encoded by the coding sequence ATGAGCGGCATCGACCGGCGAACGGGCGCTGCCATCGACAATTTCGCATCGGCCTGCCAATCGGTCGAAGTCATTTTCGCAACGCCGATCGGGGAGCGCGTCATGCGCCGGCAGTTCGGGGCTGGCATCGTCGAGCTGCTTGGCCGGCTGATGCGCCCTGACCTTTTCCCGGTCGTCATGGTGTTGATCGCGGCGGCCATCGACGTCTGGGAACCGCGTTTTCGAGTCAGGGCAGTGTGGTTTACCGGTTCGGTCGATGCCGTGCGAACAGGGCAGGCTGGCATCGCAATCGAAGTGGATTGGCGTCCCAACGCCCATCGTGGCGATTTCGCGCTTGAGGGAACACGGACGATGATTTTGCGCTATTCCGGGCAACGCTGGGTGACCTCATGA
- a CDS encoding DUF4815 domain-containing protein, with protein MPFEHPSGLPYAYQRSAGDPSVQGVVHYGRRPFIQGADLHDAQDIQRARSRRISRLIASDGDRIEGAAAIVDRDAGTVNLTAGRIYVDGDVLPVAEAVLENVAMDARVEIGVRLVRSWITSEDDPTLVGLVPGSLAEGEDGAAREIVAISWALADDGGEGAFYQVYVLQNGTILDQPEPPFVQGIVQAIASYDRVYGHYIVSGCRVSALGRNGAAQMFSIEEGEANIDGFKRTRFTALRHGEVEDWDVSAVPGETHTYDGGPSQVVTVARSPIDGVTSVLLDREKTVSVVRGPVSNGADNLPDNSVIEIISVTQGATTYEPGTDFNRVGDTVDWASAGAEPATSTSYDVTYRYRASVVPDAVTDTTIEVSGGATGGDIIIAYTWKLPRIDMLCLDKSGAAVYVRGVSATANPVPPIPPANVLPLGEIHNDWFGSPAVISDGIRTGVRAPTWSEYRRFMNLLEDHSRLIQLERLKSNVDARDPAAKRNMFVDPFVDDSQRDVGEAQSGAIGNGLMQLAIDPTFYDLDLSAPVTLDCVEEVIVAQELRTGCEKINPYQNFSPMPGALTLTPAVDFWTESATEWASPQTIEFNRGVSLTGARVQSSTTTQAVGSTTQDLPFLRQREVDFTIAGFFEGEILDALTFDALDVKPAGEQVADENGEIIGSFTIPPNVPAGTKEIIAEGQGGTLAVASFTGQGALETDVMRRVTTVERWDAAVIQRRRNDNDDDDDRETNGERRMRETGSFDPQAQIFNLPSTRQLVGVDFHLCALGDLTNHILVHQVGVDTGWPTTDVEAEAFVPMTGAQTGWISARYGLPVTVSAGLDRALVIKTDDGEHAISFASLGGFDEDVQRPVTVHPYPIGPRLSSVNARTWTAHQNDALAFRLVAARYTQTTKTVELGTVDVVDCSDLQVRAVVDLPSPACSVVFEIERAGGEIFRLLPWQVLQLDEFITETVTVRAILTGTERLAPVLFAPVELIAGQIATEATYVTRAIDISDAIRVSAYLKASVPAGASLALHYDYADDDWEDLPLHATEISPDPAWVERNFRADIDGQQLRIRITLNGGPAARPLVADFGAGII; from the coding sequence ATGCCATTTGAGCATCCCTCGGGGCTGCCTTACGCCTATCAGCGTTCGGCGGGCGATCCGTCCGTGCAGGGCGTGGTTCACTACGGCCGCCGCCCGTTCATCCAGGGGGCGGACCTTCACGACGCCCAGGACATACAACGGGCCCGTTCGCGTCGCATCAGTCGGTTGATCGCTTCTGACGGCGACCGGATCGAGGGGGCGGCGGCCATCGTCGACCGCGATGCGGGAACAGTGAATCTCACGGCCGGCAGGATCTATGTGGACGGGGACGTGCTGCCCGTGGCCGAGGCTGTCCTCGAAAACGTAGCCATGGATGCGCGTGTCGAGATCGGCGTGCGGCTGGTGCGGAGCTGGATCACCAGCGAGGATGACCCGACGCTTGTCGGGCTGGTGCCCGGTTCTCTGGCCGAAGGCGAGGACGGGGCGGCGCGCGAGATCGTTGCGATCAGCTGGGCTCTGGCCGACGACGGCGGGGAGGGGGCCTTCTATCAGGTCTATGTTCTGCAGAACGGCACGATCCTCGATCAGCCCGAACCGCCGTTCGTACAGGGCATCGTGCAGGCCATCGCCTCCTACGACCGGGTATATGGCCATTACATCGTTTCAGGGTGCCGGGTTTCGGCGCTGGGCCGGAACGGCGCTGCACAGATGTTCTCCATCGAGGAGGGCGAGGCCAATATCGACGGCTTCAAGCGCACCCGGTTTACGGCGCTGCGCCATGGCGAGGTCGAAGATTGGGACGTTTCGGCGGTGCCGGGCGAAACCCACACCTATGATGGCGGTCCCAGCCAGGTGGTGACCGTGGCGCGTTCGCCGATCGACGGGGTTACCTCGGTCCTTCTCGACAGGGAAAAGACCGTGAGCGTGGTGCGCGGTCCCGTCAGCAACGGCGCCGACAACCTGCCGGACAATTCGGTGATCGAGATCATATCGGTCACACAGGGCGCCACGACCTATGAGCCCGGGACCGATTTCAACAGGGTGGGCGATACGGTCGACTGGGCCTCGGCCGGCGCGGAGCCAGCCACCTCGACCTCCTATGACGTCACTTACCGCTACCGCGCATCGGTGGTGCCTGACGCGGTGACGGACACTACGATCGAGGTGTCCGGTGGGGCAACTGGCGGCGATATCATAATCGCATACACCTGGAAGCTGCCGCGTATCGACATGCTGTGCCTCGATAAGAGCGGGGCGGCGGTCTATGTGCGCGGGGTGTCGGCGACGGCCAATCCCGTGCCGCCGATCCCGCCGGCCAATGTGTTGCCGCTGGGCGAAATCCACAATGACTGGTTTGGCTCACCCGCCGTCATTTCCGACGGGATACGCACCGGCGTGCGGGCACCGACCTGGAGCGAATACCGCAGGTTCATGAACTTGCTCGAGGATCACTCGCGGCTGATCCAGCTCGAGCGGCTAAAATCCAATGTCGATGCGCGCGACCCGGCGGCCAAGCGCAACATGTTCGTCGATCCGTTCGTTGATGATAGCCAGCGCGACGTGGGTGAAGCCCAGAGCGGGGCGATCGGCAACGGCCTGATGCAGCTTGCCATCGATCCGACCTTCTACGATCTCGACCTCTCTGCCCCGGTGACGCTCGACTGCGTCGAGGAGGTTATCGTTGCCCAGGAATTGCGGACCGGCTGCGAAAAGATCAATCCGTACCAGAACTTTTCGCCCATGCCGGGCGCCCTGACGCTGACGCCGGCGGTCGATTTCTGGACCGAAAGCGCCACGGAATGGGCGAGCCCGCAGACCATCGAATTCAATCGCGGCGTTTCGCTGACCGGCGCGCGGGTGCAATCGAGCACCACGACGCAAGCGGTCGGCTCTACCACCCAGGACCTGCCGTTCCTGCGCCAGCGCGAGGTGGATTTCACCATTGCGGGCTTTTTCGAGGGCGAAATCCTCGACGCGCTGACGTTCGACGCTTTGGACGTCAAGCCGGCGGGTGAACAGGTGGCCGACGAGAACGGCGAAATCATCGGCAGTTTCACGATCCCTCCGAACGTGCCAGCGGGCACCAAGGAGATCATTGCCGAAGGGCAGGGGGGCACGCTTGCGGTTGCGTCATTTACCGGCCAGGGGGCACTGGAAACCGACGTCATGCGTCGCGTTACCACCGTCGAGCGCTGGGACGCCGCCGTCATTCAGAGGCGGCGAAATGATAACGACGACGATGATGATCGCGAAACCAATGGTGAGCGTCGGATGCGCGAGACCGGATCGTTTGATCCGCAGGCGCAAATCTTCAACCTGCCCTCAACGCGGCAGCTCGTCGGAGTGGATTTCCACCTCTGCGCGCTGGGCGACCTGACCAACCATATCCTGGTGCACCAGGTCGGTGTGGATACGGGCTGGCCGACAACCGATGTCGAGGCCGAGGCCTTTGTTCCCATGACGGGAGCACAGACCGGATGGATCTCGGCGCGATACGGCCTGCCGGTGACGGTATCTGCCGGCCTCGACAGGGCCTTGGTCATCAAGACCGACGATGGCGAACACGCGATCAGCTTTGCCAGCCTTGGCGGTTTCGATGAAGACGTGCAGCGCCCGGTCACCGTCCACCCCTATCCGATCGGGCCGCGCCTCTCTTCGGTCAATGCACGGACCTGGACGGCGCATCAGAACGACGCGCTCGCCTTCCGGCTGGTGGCGGCGCGCTATACCCAGACCACCAAGACGGTGGAACTGGGCACTGTCGATGTCGTCGATTGCTCCGACCTGCAGGTGCGGGCCGTGGTCGATCTGCCGAGCCCTGCCTGTTCGGTGGTGTTCGAAATCGAGCGGGCCGGAGGGGAAATCTTCAGGCTGCTGCCCTGGCAGGTGCTCCAGCTCGACGAATTCATTACCGAGACTGTGACGGTGCGGGCCATTCTGACAGGCACCGAGCGACTGGCGCCGGTGCTGTTCGCGCCGGTCGAACTGATCGCGGGCCAGATTGCCACCGAGGCGACCTATGTGACGCGGGCGATCGACATCAGTGATGCGATCCGGGTCTCAGCCTATCTCAAGGCGTCAGTGCCGGCCGGAGCCAGTCTGGCGCTGCACTACGACTATGCCGACGATGATTGGGAAGACCTGCCGCTGCACGCCACCGAGATCTCGCCCGACCCGGCCTGGGTGGAACGCAACTTCCGGGCCGATATCGACGGACAGCAATTGCGCATTCGCATCACGCTGAACGGAGGTCCGGCGGCCCGCCCTCTAGTCGCCGATTTCGGCGCTGGCATCATTTAG